From Streptomonospora salina, the proteins below share one genomic window:
- a CDS encoding C40 family peptidase codes for MLKAAIAATASVLMLPVLLATMATGAADRGRAPDRVAGIDPIVLDAYTRAAATLAPECPGLTWAVLAGIGSVESDHATGHDIAATGDITPPVIGPRLDGTGAGGNTTPHHDTDDGRWDDDATYDRAVGLTQHLPATWARRGRDADDDGAADPHNAYDAALTTAAGLCRSDTGGGVDLADRDRLRGALFDYNRSEAYVDEVLAETDRYTALGQVATGSGEGSAQGRAAAEWALRQVGKPYVWGGTGPDGFDCSGLVMRAWQHAGMDIPRVTTDQYRIGPPVPVDHLQPGDLLFYDTGGPGSAPAHVTMYVGDGKMVNAPSTGKTIRVEPVSSDYYSPLLMGIRRP; via the coding sequence GTGCTCAAAGCCGCGATCGCCGCCACGGCGAGTGTGCTGATGCTGCCGGTGCTGCTGGCGACCATGGCCACCGGCGCCGCCGACCGCGGCCGGGCACCGGATCGTGTCGCGGGGATCGACCCGATCGTCCTCGACGCCTACACCCGCGCCGCCGCCACCCTGGCGCCCGAGTGCCCCGGACTCACCTGGGCCGTGCTCGCCGGCATCGGCTCCGTCGAATCCGACCACGCCACCGGACACGACATCGCCGCCACCGGCGACATCACCCCGCCCGTCATCGGCCCCCGCCTGGACGGCACCGGCGCAGGCGGCAACACCACCCCGCACCACGACACCGACGACGGCCGCTGGGACGACGACGCCACCTACGACCGCGCCGTCGGCCTCACCCAGCACCTGCCCGCCACCTGGGCCCGGCGCGGACGCGACGCCGACGACGACGGCGCGGCCGACCCGCACAACGCCTACGACGCCGCTTTGACCACCGCCGCCGGACTCTGCCGAAGCGACACCGGCGGCGGCGTCGATCTGGCAGACCGTGACCGGCTTCGTGGAGCGCTGTTCGACTACAACCGCTCCGAGGCCTACGTCGACGAGGTCCTGGCCGAGACCGACCGCTACACCGCCCTCGGACAGGTGGCGACGGGCAGCGGGGAGGGCAGCGCCCAGGGTCGAGCCGCGGCCGAGTGGGCGCTGCGCCAGGTCGGCAAGCCCTACGTCTGGGGCGGTACCGGGCCCGACGGGTTCGACTGCTCCGGCCTGGTCATGCGCGCCTGGCAACATGCCGGCATGGACATCCCGCGCGTGACCACCGACCAGTACCGCATCGGCCCCCCGGTACCTGTGGACCACCTGCAGCCGGGCGACCTCCTCTTCTACGACACCGGCGGTCCAGGCTCGGCACCGGCCCACGTCACGATGTACGTCGGCGACGGAAAGATGGTCAACGCGCCTTCGACCGGTAAGACCATCCGCGTGGAACCGGTGAGCTCGGACTACTACAGCCCCTTGCTGATGGGGATCCGCCGACCATGA
- a CDS encoding replication-relaxation family protein: protein MTTHTRTETEPEVAHDRLAELARLLTDRDRAIVADVGDHRVMTTHHLARLHFTGPDTSRARRRLAALHRYGLLDRFRPILPPPRGTAPWHWVLAAAGEHVYADIHELDQPARRPGSRIRLANSTHLHHTLGLADCYTAFRVAERRAPGAELARWRTEADCARRWGRHIRPDAYLRWHQHGRGLEAFLEYDNGTEHYPQVVRKLRGYTDHARAHRRTAHILFVAPTRTRTDRLADALAPHTSDRVVVHVTTADLLQREGPEAPIWRPAHEDAAEPLHAIAT, encoded by the coding sequence ATGACCACCCACACCCGCACCGAAACCGAGCCCGAAGTGGCACACGATCGCCTGGCCGAGCTGGCGCGCCTGCTCACCGACCGCGACCGCGCCATCGTGGCCGACGTGGGCGACCACCGCGTCATGACCACCCACCACCTGGCCCGCCTGCACTTCACCGGCCCCGACACCTCCCGGGCACGGCGCCGCCTGGCGGCCCTGCACCGCTACGGCCTCCTCGACCGGTTCCGGCCGATACTGCCCCCGCCACGGGGCACGGCCCCATGGCACTGGGTGCTGGCCGCCGCAGGCGAACACGTCTACGCCGACATCCACGAACTCGACCAGCCCGCCCGGCGCCCCGGAAGCCGCATCCGCCTGGCCAACTCCACCCACCTGCACCACACCCTGGGGCTGGCCGACTGCTACACCGCCTTCCGCGTCGCCGAACGCCGCGCGCCCGGCGCCGAACTGGCGCGGTGGCGCACCGAAGCCGACTGCGCCCGCCGCTGGGGCCGCCACATCCGCCCCGACGCCTACCTCCGCTGGCACCAGCACGGCCGGGGGCTGGAGGCCTTCCTGGAATACGACAACGGCACCGAGCACTATCCGCAGGTCGTGCGCAAACTGCGCGGCTACACCGACCACGCCCGCGCCCACCGGCGCACCGCCCACATCCTCTTCGTCGCCCCCACCCGCACGCGCACGGACCGTCTCGCCGACGCGCTGGCGCCCCACACGAGCGACCGCGTCGTCGTCCATGTGACCACCGCGGACCTGCTGCAGCGCGAGGGTCCGGAGGCGCCGATCTGGCGCCCCGCCCACGAGGACGCCGCCGAACCCCTGCACGCCATCGCGACCTGA
- a CDS encoding type IV secretory system conjugative DNA transfer family protein translates to MVTPPDTAALLAAAPLLSAATAAGAVLYVLGVFAARVLRYRCQEPGARVIDVLPPPEATLEGAQAFWTHTLGLLKPRWQRIFLQPHLAWEYTASAAGIGIQIWVPGTVPPGVVERAVAASWPGATTRTRAPAPAVRPGAQHTGGWLTLARNDAYPLRTRFSDDPMRGLLGALGDLEPGQRVCVRVCARPASGTRAHRARQTAARIRGASTTDLLADALAPTRGRNSATSPDAGDNIRQILAKANAPRLACQVSYHLTTDTDGPPAAEALRGRAHGTAAAFATLTSGTNHLKRRRMTAPAVWLGRRYLSRGYLLSTDELAALAHLPTDTAVPGLPRAGARRIAPTPAVPTGGEATRVLGDADAGSPRPIALGAPEARQHTHILGKTGSGKSTLIANQVLQDAHAGRAALVIDPRGDLVTDVLARLPAEAADKVVLFDPDDNAVPPRLNLLHGGDPDFIADSVVGIFRRIYAHSWGPRTDDILRAATLTLTRARDPELTLGDIPALLSDDAFRHDTLAGLGGGHDALHGFWRWYDTLQQPARATVTGPVLNKLRTALLRPWVAQVIASGASTIDLGEAFGSGGLVLMRLPKGTLGEDTASLIGSMALAATWQTVTARVACRESQRPDLAAYIDECHNFLNLPGSLADMLAEARGYRLGLTLAHQALDQLPAELRKALSANARTKIYFTCSPEDADRLAEHTTPELGSHDLAHLGAYQAAIRPLVGAREQAAATLRTRPLPLPEPGRATSIRHAARRHSAEYCPPTDPGDF, encoded by the coding sequence ATGGTGACCCCGCCCGACACCGCCGCTCTCCTGGCCGCGGCCCCGCTGCTGAGCGCTGCGACTGCGGCCGGTGCCGTGCTCTACGTCCTGGGCGTGTTCGCCGCACGGGTTCTGCGCTATCGCTGCCAGGAGCCCGGCGCCCGCGTCATCGACGTGCTCCCGCCTCCCGAAGCCACTCTGGAAGGCGCCCAGGCGTTCTGGACCCACACCCTGGGCCTGCTCAAACCCCGATGGCAACGGATCTTCCTGCAACCCCACCTGGCCTGGGAATACACCGCCTCAGCCGCCGGTATCGGCATCCAGATCTGGGTGCCCGGCACCGTCCCGCCCGGCGTGGTCGAACGCGCCGTCGCCGCGAGCTGGCCCGGCGCCACCACCCGCACCCGTGCTCCCGCCCCGGCCGTGCGCCCCGGCGCCCAGCACACCGGCGGATGGCTCACCCTGGCCCGCAACGACGCCTACCCCCTGCGCACCCGGTTCAGTGACGACCCGATGCGCGGCCTCCTCGGCGCGCTGGGCGACCTGGAACCCGGCCAGCGCGTGTGCGTGCGCGTCTGCGCCCGCCCCGCCAGCGGGACCCGCGCCCACCGCGCCCGCCAGACGGCCGCCCGCATCCGCGGCGCCAGCACAACCGACCTGCTCGCCGACGCCCTCGCCCCCACCCGCGGCCGCAACAGCGCCACCTCGCCGGACGCGGGCGACAACATCCGCCAGATTCTGGCCAAAGCCAATGCTCCCCGCCTGGCCTGCCAGGTCAGCTACCACCTGACCACCGACACCGACGGCCCGCCGGCCGCCGAAGCGCTGCGCGGGCGCGCCCACGGAACCGCCGCCGCCTTCGCCACCCTCACCTCGGGAACCAACCATCTGAAGCGCCGCCGCATGACGGCCCCGGCCGTGTGGCTGGGGCGCCGCTACCTCTCCCGCGGCTACCTGCTCAGCACCGACGAACTCGCGGCGCTGGCCCACCTGCCCACCGACACCGCGGTGCCGGGCCTGCCCCGGGCCGGAGCCCGGCGCATCGCCCCCACCCCGGCGGTTCCCACCGGCGGCGAGGCCACCCGGGTGCTCGGCGACGCCGACGCCGGGAGCCCACGCCCCATCGCGCTCGGGGCGCCCGAGGCCCGCCAGCACACCCACATCCTCGGTAAAACCGGCTCGGGAAAATCCACCCTGATCGCCAACCAGGTGCTGCAGGACGCCCACGCGGGCCGGGCCGCACTGGTCATCGACCCGCGCGGCGACCTCGTCACCGACGTCCTCGCCCGCCTGCCCGCAGAGGCCGCGGACAAGGTGGTGCTGTTCGATCCCGACGACAACGCCGTCCCGCCCCGCCTCAACCTGCTGCACGGCGGCGACCCCGACTTCATCGCCGACTCCGTGGTCGGCATCTTCCGCCGCATCTACGCCCACTCCTGGGGACCGCGCACCGACGACATCCTGCGCGCCGCCACCCTGACCCTGACGCGCGCCCGCGACCCCGAGCTGACGCTGGGCGACATCCCGGCGCTGCTGTCCGACGACGCCTTCCGCCACGACACGCTCGCCGGCCTCGGCGGCGGCCACGACGCCCTGCACGGGTTCTGGCGCTGGTACGACACCCTGCAACAACCCGCCCGGGCCACCGTCACCGGCCCGGTACTGAACAAACTCCGCACGGCGCTGCTGCGGCCCTGGGTGGCCCAGGTCATCGCCTCCGGGGCCTCCACCATCGACCTGGGCGAAGCCTTCGGCAGCGGCGGACTCGTGCTGATGCGGCTGCCCAAAGGCACCCTCGGCGAAGACACCGCCAGCCTCATCGGCTCCATGGCCCTGGCCGCCACCTGGCAGACCGTCACCGCCCGAGTCGCCTGCCGCGAGTCACAGCGGCCGGACCTGGCGGCCTATATCGACGAATGCCACAACTTCCTGAACCTTCCCGGGTCGCTGGCCGACATGCTCGCCGAAGCCCGCGGCTACCGGCTCGGGCTCACCCTGGCCCACCAGGCCCTCGACCAACTTCCCGCCGAACTGCGCAAGGCGCTCTCGGCCAACGCCCGCACGAAGATCTACTTCACCTGCTCACCCGAGGACGCCGACCGCCTCGCCGAGCACACCACCCCCGAACTCGGCTCCCACGACCTGGCCCACCTGGGTGCCTACCAGGCCGCGATCCGCCCTCTGGTCGGCGCCCGCGAACAGGCGGCCGCCACCCTGCGCACCCGCCCCCTGCCGCTGCCCGAGCCCGGCCGCGCCACCTCCATCCGCCACGCCGCCCGCCGCCACAGCGCCGAGTACTGCCCGCCGACCGACCCGGGGGACTTCTGA
- a CDS encoding VirB4 family type IV secretion system protein encodes MRPTAPHREGSSRALDGPSVRLHPRRLDIEGACCQTLVVTGYPREAGPGWAQPLLSYPGRVDVALHIDPVPAPLAATRLRRRRARLESAGRLDAEGGRVEDPHQAAAAHDATELATRVATGQARLFRVSFYLTVHARTVEHLEAEVANLRALAAGLLVDTHPATFRPLHGWLSTLPLATDALAQARTMDTDAIAAALPFASPDLEAELASTSVVYGENIHSGTLVHWDRFSPDLDNHNMVVLARSGAGKSYTAKLELLRSLLVGIEAAVIDPEDEYTRLCSAVGGTRIPLGTPEGRINPFDLPPGDERALSHRCLFAHTLIAAMVGDLGPQEAAALDRAVVTAYARAGITRDPATWNRPAPLLAEVVTALGEDDEQAGTHLAVKLGRYVTGPAATLFDGPTTAPTSTHLTVYTLRHLPEEVRTVGMLLALDRIWNRIDTEEARPRTITVDEGWVLLQNPIGARYLYKLAKAGRKRWCGLTLITQDVGDVLATDLGRAIVANAATSLLLRQAPQNLDALAEAFGLSHGERQIVSTASRGQALLLSGERRAGVCALASPAEDELVTSAPAEVATSADDHATGAHRSAADGTGAIEPPGDGPRTTTDPDTARGDEHAGEDSDDAAEQRGW; translated from the coding sequence GTGCGTCCCACCGCACCACATCGCGAAGGCAGCTCACGCGCGCTCGACGGACCGTCCGTCCGCCTGCATCCGCGCCGCCTGGACATCGAGGGCGCCTGCTGCCAGACCCTGGTGGTCACCGGCTACCCCCGCGAGGCCGGACCCGGCTGGGCCCAACCGCTGCTGTCCTACCCCGGCCGCGTCGACGTCGCCCTGCACATCGACCCGGTGCCCGCTCCGCTGGCCGCCACCCGGCTGCGGCGCCGCCGCGCCCGCCTGGAATCGGCCGGGCGCCTGGACGCCGAAGGAGGCCGGGTCGAAGACCCGCACCAGGCCGCGGCCGCCCACGACGCCACCGAGCTGGCCACCCGCGTGGCCACCGGGCAGGCGCGCCTGTTCCGCGTGTCCTTCTACCTCACCGTGCACGCCCGCACCGTCGAACACCTGGAGGCCGAGGTCGCCAACCTGCGGGCCCTGGCCGCCGGGCTGCTCGTGGACACCCACCCGGCCACCTTCCGCCCCCTGCACGGATGGCTCTCCACCTTGCCGCTGGCCACCGACGCCCTGGCCCAGGCCCGCACCATGGACACCGACGCCATCGCCGCCGCACTGCCCTTCGCCTCCCCGGACCTGGAAGCCGAACTCGCCTCCACCTCGGTGGTCTACGGCGAGAACATCCACTCCGGCACCCTGGTGCACTGGGACCGCTTCTCCCCGGACCTGGACAACCACAACATGGTGGTGCTCGCCCGCAGCGGCGCCGGCAAGAGCTACACCGCCAAACTCGAACTGCTGCGCTCGCTGCTGGTGGGGATCGAGGCCGCGGTCATCGACCCCGAGGACGAATACACCCGGCTGTGCTCCGCCGTGGGCGGCACCCGCATCCCCCTGGGCACACCCGAGGGCCGCATCAACCCCTTCGACCTTCCGCCGGGCGACGAGCGGGCGCTGTCCCACCGGTGCCTGTTCGCCCACACCCTGATCGCCGCCATGGTCGGCGACCTCGGCCCGCAGGAGGCCGCCGCCCTGGACCGCGCGGTCGTCACCGCCTACGCCCGCGCGGGCATCACCCGCGACCCCGCCACCTGGAACCGGCCCGCCCCACTGCTGGCCGAGGTGGTCACCGCCCTCGGCGAGGACGACGAACAGGCCGGGACGCACCTCGCAGTGAAACTGGGGCGCTACGTCACCGGCCCCGCCGCCACCCTGTTCGACGGGCCCACCACCGCACCCACCTCCACCCACCTCACCGTCTACACCCTGCGCCACCTCCCCGAAGAGGTGCGCACCGTGGGCATGCTGCTGGCCCTGGACCGCATCTGGAACCGCATCGACACCGAAGAAGCGCGCCCGCGCACCATCACCGTCGACGAGGGGTGGGTGCTGCTGCAGAACCCGATCGGCGCCCGCTACCTCTACAAACTCGCCAAAGCCGGCCGCAAACGCTGGTGCGGACTCACGCTCATCACCCAGGACGTGGGCGACGTGCTCGCCACCGACCTGGGGCGGGCGATCGTCGCCAACGCCGCCACCAGCCTCCTGCTGCGCCAGGCCCCGCAGAACCTCGACGCACTCGCCGAAGCCTTCGGCCTCTCCCACGGCGAGCGCCAGATCGTCAGCACCGCATCGCGGGGACAGGCCCTGCTGCTGTCGGGGGAGCGCCGCGCCGGGGTGTGCGCCCTGGCCTCCCCTGCCGAGGACGAGTTGGTGACCAGCGCCCCGGCCGAGGTCGCAACCAGCGCCGACGACCACGCTACGGGGGCACATCGGTCCGCGGCAGACGGCACCGGCGCCATCGAGCCGCCCGGCGACGGCCCGAGGACGACCACCGATCCCGACACAGCCCGGGGCGACGAGCACGCCGGCGAGGACAGCGACGACGCGGCCGAGCAGCGCGGATGGTGA
- a CDS encoding PrgI family protein codes for MASETPAARWRACIPADIDRPEPVAFGLTGRQLLIVAPAVLVLWGGFLGLKETVPVWALAGAAVPLAAVALVLALGQRDGMGLDAFALAAASWARVPKRRTGARSGIAGRLPAWAPRTRRDPRLAPLRLPASAISADGVVSLDGREAVLIACTTVNVHLASQEEQDAAIGAFAAVLDSLTHPVQILLQGRSLDLAPYTTMLRDNAAGLAHPALAEAARAHADFLDTLRSRCDLTRRQMVLVVTARPGAAEGPAPVVRIAEEVATQLGGIGVTARRLDGGWTRWLLGEAMEPWRDAPARPREPDGDEAETCPPP; via the coding sequence GTGGCTTCGGAAACCCCGGCGGCGCGCTGGCGCGCCTGTATCCCTGCTGACATCGACCGCCCCGAACCGGTGGCCTTCGGGCTGACCGGACGCCAACTGCTCATCGTCGCCCCCGCCGTACTGGTGCTGTGGGGCGGGTTCCTCGGTCTGAAGGAGACCGTGCCGGTGTGGGCACTGGCCGGGGCGGCGGTGCCGCTCGCCGCCGTGGCGCTGGTGCTGGCCCTGGGACAGCGCGACGGAATGGGGCTGGACGCCTTCGCCCTGGCCGCGGCCTCCTGGGCTCGGGTGCCCAAGCGCCGCACCGGCGCCCGATCCGGAATCGCAGGGCGCCTGCCGGCGTGGGCGCCCCGCACGCGCCGGGATCCCCGGTTGGCGCCGTTGCGGCTGCCGGCCTCGGCCATCAGCGCCGACGGCGTGGTTTCCCTCGACGGGCGCGAGGCGGTTCTCATCGCCTGCACCACGGTCAACGTCCACCTGGCCTCGCAGGAGGAGCAGGACGCGGCCATCGGCGCCTTCGCCGCCGTCCTCGACTCGCTCACCCACCCGGTGCAGATCCTGCTGCAGGGCCGCAGCCTGGACCTGGCCCCCTACACGACGATGCTGCGCGACAACGCGGCCGGACTGGCGCATCCGGCGCTGGCCGAGGCCGCCCGCGCCCACGCCGACTTCCTCGACACCCTGCGCTCCCGGTGTGATCTGACCCGGCGCCAAATGGTGCTGGTGGTCACCGCCCGCCCCGGCGCGGCCGAGGGCCCGGCGCCGGTGGTGCGTATCGCCGAGGAGGTCGCCACCCAGCTCGGCGGCATCGGCGTCACCGCCCGCCGCCTGGACGGCGGATGGACCCGGTGGCTGCTGGGCGAGGCCATGGAGCCCTGGCGTGACGCGCCCGCGCGTCCCCGCGAGCCCGACGGCGACGAAGCGGAGACCTGTCCGCCCCCGTGA
- a CDS encoding pilin, with amino-acid sequence MAETRNPGAWRERWQAVATGAAAAAGTAVLAAAALLGWDTAAWAQGAEASTAEVREVVNRLRNVIVALASAVGTLFLTIAGLRWMLAGGDPSQVEAAKRAMSGAGIGYAVAILATVLMAVLDYIVQGGN; translated from the coding sequence GTGGCCGAAACCAGGAACCCAGGCGCGTGGCGGGAACGGTGGCAAGCCGTGGCCACGGGGGCGGCCGCGGCGGCCGGGACCGCGGTGCTGGCCGCGGCCGCCCTGCTCGGGTGGGACACGGCCGCCTGGGCCCAGGGGGCCGAGGCCTCCACCGCCGAGGTCCGCGAGGTCGTCAACCGCCTGCGCAACGTCATCGTCGCCCTGGCCTCGGCCGTGGGCACCCTGTTTCTGACCATTGCCGGGCTGCGGTGGATGCTGGCCGGGGGAGACCCGTCCCAGGTGGAGGCGGCCAAGCGCGCGATGAGCGGCGCGGGCATCGGATACGCGGTGGCGATCCTGGCCACGGTGCTGATGGCGGTGCTGGACTACATCGTCCAGGGCGGGAACTGA
- a CDS encoding sigma-70 family RNA polymerase sigma factor, translating to MHSAAALQVAEREFVRLVPDPLELERGDVAPPDAENPAGAVLDGARWPLDLLSARDLLLAPGTDRASKDAVWRAVIARARMSQDWMCGAVGLAMPALKAVARRCSRGLSAEGVEEVDAEILAGFLAAVRAINTDYANLAWYLRCRAQRAGLRARRNHLALVPVDDAGDETAPAAVTDRGGGGHPDAVLERAVERGVLTGAEAELIGASRLEETSLRTLAAQQEGGYWALAKRRSRAEERLLRALAAGDLAPGPAPTGANRSADATATSRLRVRAVSNPGWALAL from the coding sequence ATGCATTCCGCAGCTGCGTTGCAGGTGGCCGAGCGCGAGTTCGTGCGGCTGGTGCCCGACCCGCTGGAGCTGGAGCGCGGCGACGTCGCGCCGCCCGACGCCGAGAATCCGGCCGGGGCCGTGTTGGACGGGGCGCGCTGGCCCTTGGACCTGCTCTCGGCCCGTGACCTGCTGCTGGCGCCGGGCACCGACCGGGCGAGCAAGGACGCGGTGTGGCGGGCGGTGATCGCCCGCGCGCGGATGTCGCAGGACTGGATGTGCGGCGCCGTCGGGCTGGCCATGCCCGCGCTGAAGGCGGTAGCGCGGCGCTGCTCGCGTGGGCTGAGCGCCGAGGGGGTCGAGGAGGTCGACGCCGAGATCCTCGCGGGGTTCCTCGCCGCGGTGCGGGCGATCAACACCGACTACGCCAACCTCGCCTGGTACCTGCGCTGCCGCGCCCAGCGCGCCGGGCTGCGCGCCCGCCGAAACCACCTGGCCCTGGTGCCGGTCGACGACGCCGGCGACGAGACGGCCCCCGCCGCCGTCACCGACCGCGGCGGGGGCGGGCATCCGGATGCGGTGCTGGAGCGGGCGGTGGAGCGCGGGGTGCTCACCGGGGCCGAGGCCGAACTGATCGGAGCGAGTCGGCTGGAGGAGACCTCCCTGCGCACCTTGGCTGCGCAGCAGGAGGGCGGGTATTGGGCACTGGCCAAGCGCCGCTCGCGCGCCGAGGAGCGGCTCCTGCGTGCGCTGGCCGCCGGGGATCTCGCCCCCGGCCCCGCACCCACCGGGGCCAACCGCTCCGCGGATGCGACCGCGACGTCACGGCTGCGTGTGCGGGCGGTGTCCAATCCGGGCTGGGCCCTGGCTCTTTAG